Proteins encoded in a region of the Vicia villosa cultivar HV-30 ecotype Madison, WI linkage group LG5, Vvil1.0, whole genome shotgun sequence genome:
- the LOC131601608 gene encoding uncharacterized protein LOC131601608: protein MKLFEVKQAWSNRVRIGALEFGNCSIETPALLLSTRKGLPHFTPPDLLPSLPSPDSHLLQVSPLHFLEGLSPATIAKIGGIHKLIGLNDYGIAAVARDSVHSLPESKGANKFGATFETPCGRLLVKPKDYLVMISCMRPNIWATLADEVPAWVSDKRNKTSVDRTLRWLDDCLELDPAVGSVFGAIVGGPSLDERKRCTEEVAKRNVAGYWIGGFGLGEAIDERPALLRAIVDVLPDEKPRMICGLGLPEEILQGIAAGIDLFDSSYIYTLTLGGFALTFSLDKNGNQDNFQPSQMGSDSSKINLRATVYRKDMSPIVGDCTCHTCQNYTKAYINHLLNTHEMLAQTLLEMHNTHHYLRFFRVIREAIQEGRFEEYRQTFVESRREHYERVVDSEDAGWFDRIWQLVLKCCRFD, encoded by the exons ATGAAGTTATTTGAGGTGAAACAAGCATGGAGCAACCGCGTCAGAATCGGAGCACTCGAATTCGGAAACTGCTCCATAGAAACCCCCGCTCTTCTCCTATCAACTCGCAAAGGCCTCCCTCATTTCACCCCTCCCGACCTTCTTCCTTCTCTTCCTTCTCCCGATTCTCATCTCCTTCAAGTTTCGCCGCTCCATTT ttTGGAAGGACTTTCTCCGGCGACTATAGCGAAAATCGGAGGGATTCATAAGTTGATTGGTTTGAATGATTATGGAATTGCTGCTGTTGCTAGGGATTCTGTTCATTCGCTTCCGGAATCTAAAGGAGCTAACAAATTTGGTGCTACTTTTGAGACTCCGTGTGGTAGGCTGTTG GTTAAACCTAAAGATTATCTTGTAATGATTTCTTGCATGAGGCCAAATATATGGGCTACTTTGGCTGATGAAGTACCTGCTTGGGTGTCTGATAAAAGGAACAAAACCTCGGTGGATAGAACTTTGAGATGGCTTGATGATTGCTTGGAATTGGATCCG GCTGTTGGATCAGTCTTTGGTGCCATAGTGGGAGGCCCAAGTTTGGATGAAAGGAAACGATGTACAGAGGAGGTAGCCAAGCGAAATGTAGCAG GTTATTGGATTGGTGGATTTGGTCTTGGAGAGGCCATTGACGAGCGACCTGCTCTTCTACGTGCTATTGTC GATGTCTTGCCAGATGAAAAGCCGCGCATGATCTGTGGTCTTGGACTCCCAG AGGAGATCTTGCAGGGAATTGCTGCTGGAATTGATCTTTTTGACTCCTC ATACATCTATACCCTCACACTTGGAGGATTTGCGCTAACCTTTTCACTGGACAAgaatgggaatcaagataattttCAGCCAAGTCAGATGGGAAGTGACTCGAGTAAAATTAATTTGCGAGCGACAGTTTATAG GAAAGACATGTCCCCGATTGTAGGAGACTGCACCTGTCATACATGCCAGAATTATACAAAAGCATACATCAATCATCTATTAAATACTCATGAAATGCTGGCACAAACTCTGCTAGAAAT GCACAATACACACCACTATCTTAGGTTCTTTCGTGTGATAAGAGAAGCAATCCAAGAGGGGAGGTTTGAGGAATATCGACAGACATTCGTCGAAAGCAGGCGCGAGCATTATGAAAGGGTTGTGGACTCTGAAGATGCAGGGTGGTTTGACAGAATATGGCAGTTAGTTCTAAAGTGCTGTAGGTTTGACTGA